Proteins from a genomic interval of Thunnus maccoyii chromosome 1, fThuMac1.1, whole genome shotgun sequence:
- the greb1 gene encoding protein GREB1 isoform X2: MGNSYAGQLRTTRFEEVLHNSIEASLRSNTIVPRPVFSQLYLESEQSLPHDGRTENDDEDDEDGSESNSPPIPYQMKTPPEGCCTTDGFCQAGRDLRLSSLASDSLDVPPGFMLVGVKSPSLSDTLLVCAVDRRFLPDERGRNALLGFSGNCMGCGEKGFRYFTEFSNHINLKLSTQPKKQKHLKYHLYRNNQGVLVKGAPICWRGHDGRMRQIGSNPSEGHVTSDEQPPNLALTHPSHTPGSYTASHVDPIGLPQIADVPHSLTNGNHAVSSIAQPPLNQSGPGRPSTTGPHTNAGPPKKRHKGWSPESSANSQPESTVKTLPSSSALSTLSVSSAATNGARSETAVPLSSSQGSLTPLSPPGLSVTVPDQLLHTCGLQPVIFKGHGPLPQLTGNVSEVLVSSLLQSCYLSSQTLPRVYQHYGPSPIQPLSTEMQILLTVYYLVQLGPDQVPLIEDLEQIFMRSWRESHLSEIRQYQQPQTPASQGRHYGIETPSTLPGLPQHLSLPPQSQQPLTPSQLPWLAQLAASSCAEGVVVLGEQVTSLAQGLHQTFSRLMEGRLENTNYVVVIVTAPGQETQSCVVVTGKHQCRALAESMYSSSEGLREINHQLSTGVAQELIHYCNSLGQDGDMDSLLDSATLDSNEPSPLSSSQESAEERSLKNTHSPKDTHSPKDSHTQCSKDSPSAKEAPSPKDSCSEYSVEWREVRPIQLAVARKLLSHVCAIADSSTQNLDLGSFDRVSFLILVPPSEVTFQQTVLHLWSSGVLQELGGLDQECVFQRDAVRYVVKMDQSAQARIDSLIQEAHSNSYTLYILVHDHAHWDISSASYSSSDSGLGLVDQLLNSRQVRDAPNILILHVTSFPFALQTQYTRISPYNEIHWPSAFSNDVDLYHERTRYFGVSELLESTRSGSSLPLMRYDSSFESMVSALEERFPKLHSAVIRTTVLIQHYCVALMAASGRISGSHNLHKHTSVETLEIVQSLLTAAQQCPAHHGHMVLLRIPSLALAAWAHRRLSRVRRQLGLEENFEIILGNPSQALNIGQSFTDQIKTWLKIQDADWVPHTYLELEALPCILILSGAEPLGESLPRSLKYCDLRVISCSYLHRTTLEQELGLAAYLVRAESRPPHNHGSGSDLLESDAEKLSSTDNEEEEGQENGDSPLSSSQPLQSCPDNGALDPFPAQSNTSPNVQKNTMDTIQSPSQTQTQLQPQPLSQSFSYPQPPLHHQTQPQVQSYSQAQPISQPQPQSQGQNQLLSQTNPQPHSQTLPQHQSLSQMQIPHPQNQPLPPAQSRHLHSKSTSSGSLSPRASSPHLSCSWARGVSRPPSVLLPRALYDIITASDSSGLPRCTSFLPHMSVAWASSFRPLLSKMMTCTEQSLYYRQWTVPRSFHMDSSNRTEGRSDNFHPRRLLLSGPPQVGKTGAYLHFLGILSRMLIRLMEVDIYDEEDINFSTQAEGVQYNPPNASWPNPDIMRTMPFDYTIHDPKYDDISAVYCPGYKPGADGNPVRQEDVYLRRRTSRIKLSKYAAYNTYHHCEQCHQYLGFNPRYQMYESTLHAFTFTHLLLGEEIQLYFIIPKSKEHYFSFSQPGGQLESMRLPLTSDWSPDCIKSPIFTPTTGRHEHGLFNLYHAMDGASHLHILVVKEYEMAVYKKYWPNHIMLVLPTVFNGAGIGAAHFLIKELSYHNLELERSRRLEGGGPAGDVWPFIILADDSCVMWNAVDLDARNGPVEHAVSLKQVLQHMEACPDLAHYGLCGIRKWSSRGLTGNKQRGPFSRGHLHDFLLLNVDRSQNVQYDQNRFTCHDVDFTLRLHSAGLLVCRFNSFSVMKKQIAIGGYRTFIIKTKMTDVPTSVGPSQYICAPDSKHLFLATPAQLLLEKYLQHTSQKLFPLSTKNYTHPVLSVDCYLNLGPEVTVCFVSSRPHSVNISTTGLLFSGLLLCFADSFVTPGFLKKFTFLKGATLCVISADRSSLRQTVGRLELEEEWRFRLSDEFQTANAKEDRPLFFLTGKHI, from the exons ATGGGGAACTCCTATGCAGGCCAGCTGCGGACAACACGCTTTGAGGAGGTCCTTCATAACTCCATCGAGGCATCACTGAGGTCCAACACCATAGTGCCGCGGCCTGTTTTCTCTCAGCTATATCTGGAGAGCGAGCAGTCATTGCCACACGATG GCCGAACAGagaatgatgatgaggatgatgaagacgGTTCAGAGTCTAACAGCCCTCCAATACCCTATCAGATGAAAACCCCACCTGAGGGATGCTGTACCACAGACG GCTTCTGTCAGGCAGGCAGAGACCTGCGTCTGTCGTCGCTGGCATCAGATTCCCTGGATGTTCCCCCTGGGTTCATGTTGGTCGGGGTGAAgtccccctccctctctgacACCCTGCTGGTGTGCGCTGTGGACCGCCGCTTCCTGCCGGATGAACGGGGTCGCAACGCTCTGCTGG GCTTCTCAGGGAACTGTATGGGCTGTGGAGAGAAAGGGTTCCGCTATTTTACAGAGTTCTCAAACCACATTAACCTGAAGCTCAGCACCCAGCCCAAGAAACAGAAGCACTTAAAATACCATCTGTACCGAAACAACCAGGGCGTGCTGGTCAAAGGAGCTCCCATCTGCTGGAGGGGACATG ATGGCAGAATGAGACAGATAGGGTCCAACCCCTCAGAAGGCCATGTGACATCAGATGAACAGCCACCAAACCTGGCATTGACTCACCCATCACACACACCTGGAAGctacacag CATCACATGTAGACCCAATTGGTCTGCCGCAAATCGCTGATGTCCCCCACTCACTGACAAATGGCAACCATGCTGTTTCCTCCATCGCCCAGCCGCCTTTAAATCAATCAGGGCCTGGGAGACCCTCAACTAcag GGCCTCATACAAATGCTGGACCCCCCAAAAAGAGGCACAAGGGCTGGTCACCAGAGTCCTCTGCCAACAGTCAGCCAGAGAGCACCGTGAAAACACTACCATCTTCATCAGCCTTATCTACATTATCTGTGTCCTCTGCTGCCACTAATGGAGCCAGATCAG AGACTGCAGTCCCACTGAGTTCCTCACAGGGGTCCTTAACCCCACTTTCTCCTCCAGGGCTGTCTGTAACAGTGCCcgatcagctgttacacaccTGCGGACTGCAACCTGTCATCTTCAAAG GTCATGGCCCTCTTCCTCAGCTGACTGGCAATGTCAGTGAAGTGCTCGTCAGTTCTCTGCTCCAGAGTTGTTACCTGAGCTCCCAGACACTCCCCAGAGTCTACCAGCACTACGGACCATCACCCATTCAGCCACTGTCGACTGAGATGCAGATTCTACTCACTGTCTACTACCTTGTTCAGCTTG GCCCTGACCAAGTGCCCCTGATTGAGGACTTGGAGCAGATATTCATGAGGTCATGGAGGGAGTCTCATCTCAGTGAGATCAGACAGTACCAACAGCCTCAAACTCCAGCCTCCCAAGGGAGGCACTACGGCATAGAG ACGCCCTCCACCCTGCCTGGGCTGCCCCAGCATCTCTCCTTACCTCCCCAGAGCCAGCAACCCCTGACCCCCAGCCAGCTCCCTTGGCTTGCCCAGCTGGCTGCATCGTCCTGTGCAGAGGGTGTGGTGGTTTTAGGGGAGCAGGTCACATCTTTGGCTCAAGGCCTTCACCAAAcattcagcagattaatggaAGGACGGCTTGAAAACACCAACTACGTAGTTGTCATTGTAACTGCACCAGGACAGGAAACACAGTCCTGTGTGGTAGTCACAG GTAAACACCAGTGTCGTGCCTTGGCAGAGAGTATGTACTCTTCCAGTGAGGGTCTGAGAGAAATCAACCACCAGCTCTCCACTGGTGTTGCCCAGGAGCTCATCCATTACTGCAATTCCCTCGGACAAG ATGGGGATATGGATTCCCTCCTGGATAGTGCCACCCTTGACAGCAACGAGCCATCTCCTTTATCCAGCAGTCAAGAATCAGCTGAAGAGAGGAgtctcaaaaacacacacagtcccaaagacacacacagtccaaaggattcacacacacagtgttcaaAAGACTCACCCAGTGCTAAAGAAGCACCAAGTCCAAAAGACTCCTGttcag aatacTCTGTTGAGTGGCGTGAGGTTCGGCCAATCCAGCTGGCAGTAGCCCGAAAGCTGCTGTCCCATGTTTGTGCCATAGCAGACTCCAGCACACAGAACCTGGATCTTGGTTCCTTTGACAGGGTCAGCTTCCTCATCCTGGTCCCGCCCTCTGAGGTCACATTTCAACAGACCGTTCTCCACCTCTGGAGCTCTG GTGTCCTTCAGGAGCTTGGGGGTTTAGACCAGGAGTGTGTGTTTCAGCGGGACGCTGTGCGTTATGTGGTCAAGATGGATCAGAGCGCTCAGGCGCGAATTGACAGCCTCATTCAGGAAGCACACAGCAACTCCTACACTCTTTACATCCTGGTCCATGACCATGCTCACTGGGACAttagcag TGCATCCTACAGTAGCTCAGACAGTGGTTTGGGTCTGGTGGACCAGCTGTTAAACTCCAGACAGGTCAGAGATGCTCCCAACATCCTGATTCTCCACGTCACATCCTTCCCCTTCGCTCTGCAGACGCAGTACACCCGCATCAGCCCCTACAACGAGATCCACTGGCCCTCTGCATTCAGTAAT gatgtGGACCTGTATCATGAGAGAACGCGGTACTTTGGTGTGTCAGAGCTTTTAGAGTCGACCCGTTCAGGAAGCAGTCTGCCTCTTATGCGTTATGATTCCTCTTTTGAAAGCATGGTATCTGCCTTGGAAGagag GTTCCCTAAGCTGCACAGTGCTGTGATCCGGACTACAGTTCTGATCCAACACTACTGTGTAGCTCTGATGGCTGCATCTGGTAGAATCAGTGGCTCCCACAATCTCCACAAACACACCTCTGTGGAGACCCTGGAGATTGTGCAATCACTGCTCACTGCTGCCCAGCAATGCCCTGCCCACCACGGTCACATGGTCCTGCTACGGATCCCCTCTTTGGCTCTGGCAGCCTGGGCACACCGACGGCTGTCCAGAGTGAGGAGGCAGTTGGGTCTGGAGGAGAATTTTGAAATCATACTGGGGAATCCCAGCCAAGCTCTGAATATTGGACAGAGCTTTACTGATCAGATCAAG ACATGGCTAAAAATCCAAGATGCTGACTGGGTTCCTCATACCTACCTGGAGCTTGAGGCCCTTCCCTGCATCCTGATCTTGTCAGGAGCTGAGCCGCTGGGAGAATCATTGCCCAG GTCACTGAAGTACTGTGACCTTCGAGTGATAAGCTGCTCCTACCTTCATCGTACCACACTTGAACAAGAGCTAGGACTAGCTGCTTACCTGGTGAGGGCAGAGTCACGACCTCCACACAACCATGGGTCAGGAAGTGACCTGCTGGAGAGTGATGCAGAAAAACTCAGCAGCACTGacaatgaggaggaggaggggcaggagAATG GGGACTCCCCTCTTTCATCCAGCCAGCCGCTCCAGTCATGCCCAGACAATGGAGCATTAGATCCCTTCCCTGCCCAAAGCAACACCTCTCCAAATGTCCAGAAAAACACAATGGACACCATCCAGTCTCCCTCACAGACCCAGACTCAGCTGCAGCCCCAGCCTTTATCTCAGTCATTTTCATATCCTCAGCCCCCACTTCACCACCAAACCCAACCTCAAGTGCAAAGTTATTCCCAAGCCCAGCCAATTTCCCAGCCGCAGCCCCAAAGTCAGGGTCAAAATCAGCTGTTGTCTCAAACAAATCCCCAACCTCACTCGCAAACACTCCCCCAACACCAGTCCCTCTCACAGATGCAAATACCTCACCCTCAAAATCAACCACTGCCCCCTGCCCAGTCTCGTCATCTACACTCCAAATCCACCTCCTCTGGCTCCTTGTCTCCCCGagcctcctctcctcatctgaGCTGCTCCTGGGCACGGGGAGTGAGTCGCCCGCCTTCTGTGCTCCTCCCGCGTGCTCTCTACGACATTATCACAGCCAGTGACAGCAGCGGGCTTCCACGATGTACCTCATTCCTGCCACACATGTCTGTCGCATGGGCAAGCAGCTTCAG GCCCTTGCTGAGTAAGATGATGACATGTACAGAACAGTCACTGTATTATCGCCAGTGGACGGTCCCCCGCTCTTTCCACATGGACAGCAGCAATCGCACCGAAGGACGAAGTGACAACTTTCACCCTCGCAGGCTGCTCCTCAGTGGACCCCCACAG GTGGGTAAGACAGGAGCGTACCTGCACTTCCTGGGTATTCTGTCTCGGATGCTGATCAGGCTGATGGAGGTGGATATCTACGATGAAGAGGACATAAACTTCA gTACCCAGGCAGAGGGGGTGCAGTACAACCCACCCAATGCCTCCTGGCCCAATCCGGACATTATGAGGACGATGCCCTTTGACTATACCATCCATGACCCTAAATATGATGACATCAGCGCAGTCTATTGTCCTGGATATAAACCTGGTGCTGATG GAAACCCTGTACGGCAGGAAGATGTGTACCTACGTAGGCGGACATCTAGGATCAAGCTGTCTAAATATGCGGCATACAACACCTATCATCACTGTGAACAGTGTCACCAGTACTTGGGCTTCAATCCTAGATACCAG ATGTATGAGTCAACACTGCACGCTTTCACATTCACTCATCTGCTGCTTGGAGAAGAGATCCAGCTCTACTTCATCATCCCAAAGTCTAAAGAGCACTACTTCAGCTTCAGCCAACCTGGAGGCCAACTGGAGAGCATGCGGCTGCCCCTCACTTCTGATTGG AGCCCAGACTGCATCAAGAGTCCAATCTTCACCCCGACCACAGGCCGTCATGAGCATGGTCTGTTTAACCTGTACCATGCAATGGATGGAGCCTCACATCTACATATCCTGGTGGTCAAAGAGTATGAAATGGCCGTTTACAAGAAGTACTGGCCCAACCACATCATGCTGGTGCTGCCTACAGTCTTCAACGGAGCTGGAATAG GTGCTGCTCACTTCCTGATTAAAGAGCTATCGTATCACAACTTGGAGCTGGAACGCAGTCGTCGGTTGGAGGGAGGGGGCCCAGCAGGTGACGTCTGGCCCTTCATCATCCTGGCTGATGACTCATGTGTGATGTGGAACGCAGTGGACCTCGACGCACGCAA TGGTCCAGTGGAGCACGCTGTGTCACTGAAGCAGGTTTTACAGCACATGGAGGCCTGTCCGGACCTGGCTCACTACGGACTGTGTGGGATCAGGAAGTGGAGCAGTCGTGGACTCACAG GTAATAAACAAAGGGGACCTTTCTCCAGAGGTCATCTTCATGACTTCCTTCTCCTCAATGTCGACCGAAGTCAGAACGTCCAGTATGACCAGAACCGCTTCACCTGTCATGACGTTGACTTCACCCTGAGGCTACACAGTGCCGGACTGCTCGTCTGCCGGTTTAACAGCTTTAGTGTCATGAAGAAGCAGATCGCCATAGGAGGATACAGAACATTTATCATCAAGACCAAG ATGACAGATGTTCCCACCTCAGTGGGGCCCTCGCAGTACATCTGTGCCCCAGACAGCAAGCACCTTTTCTTGGCTACGCCAGCTCAGCTTCTCCTGGAAAAGTACCTCCAACACACCAGCCAGAAGCTGTTTCCACTCAGCACCAAGAACTACACACACCCTGTACTGTCTGTAGACTGTTACCTCAACCTGGGACCTGag GTGACGGTGTGTTTTGTGAGTTCAAGACCTCACTCTGTCAACATCAGCACCACCGGGCTGCTGTTCAGCGGCCTTCTCCTCTGTTTCGCTGACTCCTTTGTGACTCCTGGGTTCCTGAAGAAGTTCACCTTCCTCAAAG GTGCGACTCTGTGTGTGATCAGTGCAGATCGTAGCTCCTTGAGGCAGACGGTGGGCAggctggagctggaggaggagtgGAGGTTCAGACTCAGTGACGAATTCCAGACTGCCAACGCCAAGGAAGACAGACCGCTCTTCTTCCTGACTGGAAAACATATATGA